One genomic segment of Caldimonas brevitalea includes these proteins:
- the creC gene encoding two-component system sensor histidine kinase CreC: MKLGLRLFLGFFLIAGIAAFFVLRVFVAEVKPSVREVMEDIMVDTANLLAEQVADEMAALPPGATLASSRFAERVRAYASRPIDAKIWGLSKQTLDFGVYVTDASGTVLFDSRPGMPLGRDYSLWNDVARTLRGEYGARATREVYLDDLTSVMYVGAPVKHQGRIIGVLTVAKPLSTVQKFVARAERKILVSGLWLLALSLAVGVAVTGWLVWSVRRLRHYAQHVQAGRAPKVPQLSGELGDLAVAVDAMRERLEDREHLEHVVRALTHELKSPLAAIHGAAELLQDELPAPDRHQFALQITEQSERLRLLVDRMLELSKLEGRRALDQATSVSLRTLVERVLADESPQLARHGVTPRWLSSDDLTVHGDAELLHLALSNIVQNAIDFAPPGSTLDLSLRREGGHAVVEIRDHGPGVADYALPHLGERFYSTVKHDGKKGSGLGLAIVRQVAELHTGGLELLAADPGLRVRMRLPLRSYR, from the coding sequence ATGAAGCTCGGCTTGCGGCTGTTCCTCGGTTTTTTCCTGATCGCCGGCATCGCCGCGTTTTTCGTGCTGCGTGTCTTCGTCGCCGAGGTCAAGCCGAGCGTGCGCGAGGTGATGGAAGACATCATGGTCGACACGGCCAACCTGCTGGCCGAGCAGGTGGCCGACGAGATGGCCGCGCTGCCGCCCGGTGCCACCCTCGCCTCCAGCCGCTTCGCCGAGCGGGTGCGCGCCTACGCCAGCCGTCCGATCGACGCCAAGATCTGGGGCCTGAGCAAGCAGACGCTCGACTTCGGGGTCTATGTGACCGACGCGAGCGGCACCGTGTTGTTCGATTCGCGGCCGGGCATGCCGCTCGGCCGGGACTACTCGCTCTGGAACGACGTTGCGCGCACCTTGCGAGGCGAGTACGGCGCACGCGCCACCCGCGAGGTCTATCTCGACGACCTGACCTCGGTGATGTACGTCGGCGCACCCGTGAAACACCAGGGACGCATCATCGGCGTGCTGACGGTGGCCAAGCCGCTCTCCACCGTGCAGAAGTTCGTCGCACGCGCCGAACGCAAGATCCTCGTCAGCGGTTTGTGGCTGCTGGCCCTGTCGCTCGCTGTCGGCGTCGCCGTCACCGGGTGGCTGGTGTGGTCGGTGCGCCGGCTGCGCCACTATGCGCAGCATGTGCAGGCGGGCCGGGCGCCCAAGGTGCCGCAGCTGTCCGGCGAGCTGGGCGACCTGGCGGTCGCGGTCGACGCGATGCGCGAACGGCTCGAAGACCGCGAACATCTCGAGCACGTGGTGCGGGCGCTGACGCACGAGTTGAAAAGCCCGCTGGCCGCCATCCACGGCGCTGCCGAGCTGCTGCAGGACGAATTGCCGGCGCCCGACCGCCACCAGTTCGCGCTGCAGATCACCGAACAGAGCGAGCGTTTGCGCCTGCTGGTCGATCGCATGCTGGAGCTGTCGAAGCTCGAGGGTCGGCGCGCGCTGGACCAGGCCACCAGCGTGTCGCTGCGCACGCTGGTCGAACGGGTGCTGGCCGATGAATCGCCCCAGCTGGCACGCCACGGGGTGACCCCTCGCTGGCTGTCGAGCGACGACCTGACGGTGCACGGCGATGCCGAACTGCTGCACCTGGCCTTGAGCAACATCGTCCAGAACGCCATCGACTTCGCACCGCCGGGCTCGACGCTCGACCTGTCGCTGCGCCGCGAAGGCGGCCATGCCGTGGTCGAGATCCGCGACCACGGGCCCGGCGTCGCCGACTATGCGCTACCCCATCTCGGCGAGCGCTTCTACTCCACCGTCAAACACGACGGCAAGAAGGGCAGCGGGCTGGGCCTGGCGATCGTGCGCCAGGTGGCCGAGCTGCACACCGGCGGGCTGGAACTGCTGGCGGCCGACCCCGGCCTGCGGGTGCGCATGCGCCTGCCGCTCCGCTCATACCGTTGA
- a CDS encoding zinc-dependent metalloprotease family protein, whose amino-acid sequence MNLFDIFRASPSGPRDTHARRAWLAALLVSSLGGLLPASQASAAAEPPASPTPQARPLRPFVQLQLPQHQVQGQRAVQQLGPRLHEIASRYGRTPEQLRELLTTDRAAWLDRRGRLFFVEEPSPLPTSAGLRSDPLGAARPSLAPLDQTFALHSRPGARRTLYLNFRGADLSQSVWGENRAGLYAEPFSVDSDPNSFSTLELERIQYVWQRVAEAYAAFEIDVTTQDPGQDALRRNDANDERYGTTAVITRDTFLNCGCGGIAYVGVFDAGDDHLKPALVFYNALGGGDEKSVADAAVHEVGHNLGLSHDGTATQGYYLGHGEGATGWAPVMGAGYYKPLVQWSRGEYAGANNTEDDYAVMANNGLPLMRDDHGASLNDATPLQPGTQGYSARGVVEHPGDRDVFRIVATAGAFSFTVQPAARGAMLDVMASLHDANGQPIAWHDAPGSLATTVSATLPYSGTYYLVVDGSGQGDPRGTGYSDYGSIGQYTLSAGTPSAQTLRSVALPAATAPATSGPVRTMTRPASASR is encoded by the coding sequence ATGAACTTGTTCGATATCTTTCGCGCCAGCCCGTCAGGGCCCCGCGATACACATGCACGCCGTGCCTGGCTCGCGGCCCTGCTGGTGTCGAGTCTCGGCGGCCTGCTACCCGCATCGCAGGCCAGCGCCGCGGCCGAGCCCCCTGCCTCGCCGACCCCGCAGGCGCGCCCGCTGCGCCCCTTCGTCCAGCTGCAGCTGCCCCAGCACCAGGTGCAGGGCCAGCGCGCCGTGCAACAGCTGGGGCCGCGACTGCACGAGATCGCCAGCCGGTACGGCCGCACGCCCGAACAGCTGCGCGAGTTGCTCACCACCGACCGCGCCGCCTGGCTGGACCGGCGCGGCCGCCTGTTTTTCGTCGAAGAGCCGAGCCCGCTGCCGACGTCGGCCGGCCTGCGGTCCGACCCGCTCGGCGCCGCCCGCCCCAGCCTCGCGCCGCTCGACCAGACCTTCGCGCTGCACAGCCGGCCCGGTGCGCGCCGCACCCTCTACCTCAACTTCCGCGGCGCCGATCTGAGCCAGAGCGTCTGGGGCGAGAACCGCGCCGGCCTCTATGCCGAGCCGTTCAGCGTCGACAGCGACCCGAACAGCTTCAGCACGCTGGAGCTGGAGCGCATCCAGTACGTGTGGCAACGCGTGGCAGAGGCGTACGCCGCCTTCGAGATCGACGTCACGACACAAGACCCCGGCCAGGATGCCTTGCGCCGCAACGATGCGAATGACGAGCGCTACGGCACCACCGCCGTCATCACGCGCGACACCTTCCTCAACTGCGGATGTGGTGGCATCGCCTACGTCGGTGTGTTCGACGCCGGCGACGACCACCTCAAGCCGGCGCTGGTGTTCTACAACGCGCTCGGTGGCGGCGACGAGAAGTCGGTAGCCGACGCGGCCGTGCACGAGGTGGGCCACAACCTCGGCCTGAGCCACGACGGCACCGCGACCCAGGGCTATTACCTCGGGCATGGCGAGGGCGCCACCGGCTGGGCGCCAGTGATGGGTGCCGGCTACTACAAACCGCTGGTGCAATGGAGCCGGGGCGAGTATGCGGGCGCCAACAACACCGAGGACGACTACGCGGTGATGGCGAACAACGGCTTGCCGCTGATGCGTGACGACCACGGCGCATCGCTGAACGACGCCACCCCCTTGCAGCCCGGCACGCAGGGCTACTCCGCCCGCGGTGTGGTCGAACACCCGGGCGATCGCGACGTGTTTCGCATCGTCGCGACGGCCGGCGCCTTCAGCTTCACGGTGCAACCAGCCGCACGCGGCGCCATGCTCGACGTGATGGCCTCGCTACACGATGCCAACGGCCAGCCCATCGCCTGGCACGACGCCCCCGGCAGCCTGGCCACGACCGTGTCAGCCACCCTGCCCTACAGCGGCACCTACTACCTGGTGGTGGACGGCAGCGGCCAGGGCGACCCGCGGGGCACAGGCTACAGCGACTATGGCTCGATCGGGCAGTACACGCTGAGCGCCGGCACACCGTCGGCCCAGACCTTGAGATCGGTGGCGCTGCCCGCGGCTACGGCACCAGCCACCAGCGGTCCTGTCCGCACCATGACGCGCCCTGCCTCCGCATCGCGCTGA
- the creD gene encoding cell envelope integrity protein CreD yields MKNGFVTKSLFILAIALALMIALWRVEDIVDERHLRQQEAQQNVENSQAGAQAWVGPVLHSSCTEEWQAVPAEGQDKAPQLQRREFMLTAVPTQLDVEASVAIEPRQRGLFKVNTYVTKARLQARWPHLGALLPKAKRTDSHVECSAPKLMVSLGDARGIRVAQVQVQGGALAVLSGTGHPAHRRGFHSVLPEALRNDRDAVQAEVQLELLGTGSLALAPVAETTQVHLTSNWPHPSFGGRFLPASREVKHDGFEASWRVSSLATSAAADFARGATLCSLRGEADLSSQEVSGGTAAPQPASCIETFGVSFIDPVNPYVLSDRATKYGMLFVGLTFVAVGIVEVLRRRRVHPVQYLLVGSALVIFFLLLVSLSEHLAFGLAYGLASFGCITLLTYYARHMLGSWGAGLAFGVGACALYGALYTLLQMEQTALVMGSLLLFVVLALVMVATRKLDWYALPSTLGTLQADDDTGRR; encoded by the coding sequence ATGAAAAACGGGTTCGTCACCAAGTCACTCTTCATCCTCGCCATCGCGCTGGCGCTCATGATCGCGCTATGGCGCGTCGAAGACATCGTCGATGAGCGCCACCTGCGCCAACAGGAGGCTCAGCAGAACGTCGAGAACAGCCAGGCCGGCGCCCAGGCCTGGGTCGGTCCGGTGCTGCACAGCAGTTGCACCGAAGAGTGGCAGGCGGTGCCGGCCGAGGGCCAGGACAAGGCCCCGCAGTTGCAGCGCCGCGAGTTCATGCTGACCGCCGTGCCGACGCAACTCGACGTCGAGGCCAGCGTGGCGATCGAGCCGCGCCAGCGCGGCCTGTTCAAGGTCAACACCTATGTCACCAAGGCCCGGCTGCAGGCACGCTGGCCGCATCTCGGCGCGCTGCTGCCCAAGGCGAAGCGCACCGATTCGCACGTGGAGTGCAGCGCGCCGAAGCTGATGGTGTCGCTCGGTGACGCGCGCGGCATCCGCGTGGCACAGGTGCAGGTCCAGGGAGGTGCACTGGCGGTGTTGAGTGGCACGGGCCACCCCGCTCACCGGCGCGGCTTCCACAGCGTGCTGCCCGAAGCGCTGCGCAACGACCGCGACGCCGTGCAGGCCGAGGTGCAGCTCGAGCTGCTCGGCACCGGCTCACTCGCGCTCGCGCCGGTGGCCGAAACCACTCAGGTGCACCTGACGTCCAACTGGCCCCATCCGTCGTTCGGCGGGCGATTCCTGCCGGCGTCGCGCGAGGTCAAGCACGACGGCTTCGAAGCCAGCTGGCGCGTGTCGTCGCTCGCCACCAGCGCCGCTGCCGATTTCGCACGGGGTGCGACCCTGTGCAGCCTGCGCGGCGAGGCCGATCTGTCATCCCAGGAGGTGTCGGGCGGGACGGCGGCACCTCAGCCGGCCAGCTGCATCGAAACCTTCGGCGTGTCCTTTATCGACCCCGTCAACCCCTATGTGCTGAGCGACCGTGCCACCAAGTACGGCATGTTGTTCGTCGGCCTGACCTTCGTCGCCGTGGGCATCGTCGAGGTGTTGCGCCGGCGCCGTGTGCACCCGGTGCAGTACCTGCTGGTGGGCAGCGCGCTGGTGATCTTCTTCCTGCTGCTGGTGAGTCTGTCCGAGCACCTCGCCTTCGGCCTGGCCTATGGCCTCGCCAGCTTCGGCTGCATCACGCTGCTGACGTACTACGCAAGGCACATGTTGGGCAGCTGGGGCGCCGGCCTGGCCTTCGGCGTCGGGGCGTGCGCCTTGTACGGCGCGCTCTACACGCTGCTGCAGATGGAGCAGACCGCCCTCGTGATGGGCTCGCTGCTGCTGTTCGTGGTGCTGGCCCTGGTGATGGTGGCGACCCGCAAGCTCGACTGGTATGCCCTGCCGTCGACGCTCGGCACGCTGCAGGCGGACGACGACACGGGTCGACGGTGA
- a CDS encoding LysR substrate-binding domain-containing protein, producing MDKLRSMEVFVAVAEAGSFAAAARRLDLSAVMVGKHVQELETYLGTRLIQRTTRRQHLTEAGRAYCEDCKKVLEQVRWAEASIEGLRSEPSGLLRVSAPVTLGAAVVAAHVGDYLQRHPQVRVELVLSDSLVDLVEEGYDLAVRIGERVDAHLVARPLAPYRVVVCAAPEYLRRHGRPLSPADLPRHRCLSHLVWTRRTSWQLMGGEPGGDWPQDAVFASNNGEALRRAALQGAGLLMQPEVLVADDLAAGRLVPVLDDFLPAPRPVHLVYLPDRQALPKLRSFIAHLLACMAPSSVA from the coding sequence ATGGACAAGCTGCGCAGCATGGAGGTTTTCGTCGCGGTCGCCGAGGCGGGCAGCTTCGCCGCGGCGGCGCGGCGGCTCGACCTGTCGGCCGTGATGGTCGGCAAGCATGTCCAGGAACTGGAAACCTATCTGGGCACACGTTTGATCCAGCGCACCACCCGCCGCCAGCACCTGACCGAGGCCGGGCGTGCCTACTGTGAAGACTGCAAGAAGGTGCTGGAACAGGTGCGCTGGGCCGAGGCCTCGATCGAGGGGCTGCGGTCCGAGCCGAGCGGGCTGCTGCGCGTCAGCGCGCCGGTCACGCTGGGGGCGGCGGTGGTGGCCGCGCACGTCGGCGACTACCTGCAGCGCCATCCGCAGGTGCGTGTCGAACTGGTGCTCAGCGACAGCCTGGTCGATCTGGTCGAGGAGGGCTACGACCTGGCGGTGCGCATCGGCGAGCGCGTCGACGCGCACTTGGTGGCCAGGCCGCTGGCGCCTTACCGCGTGGTGGTGTGCGCGGCGCCCGAGTATTTGCGCCGCCATGGCCGGCCGCTGTCACCCGCCGATCTGCCCCGGCACCGTTGCCTCAGCCACCTGGTGTGGACACGCCGCACAAGCTGGCAGCTGATGGGCGGTGAGCCGGGCGGCGACTGGCCGCAGGACGCGGTGTTCGCGTCGAACAATGGCGAGGCGCTGCGCCGCGCGGCCTTGCAAGGCGCCGGGCTGCTGATGCAACCGGAGGTGCTGGTGGCCGACGACCTGGCGGCGGGGCGACTGGTGCCGGTGCTGGACGACTTCCTGCCGGCACCGCGGCCGGTGCACCTCGTCTATCTGCCCGATCGGCAGGCCCTGCCCAAGTTGCGCAGCTTCATCGCGCACCTGCTGGCGTGTATGGCCCCGTCGTCGGTGGCCTGA
- a CDS encoding short chain dehydrogenase: MKKILLIGATGTVGSAVAQQLGERHQVIRVGRRGGDHQVDITDAGSVDRLFAAVGRVDAIVSTTGQLHFGPLADTTPDQFAIGLHDKLLGQVRLALVGQHHLNDGGSITLTTGIVAQEPIAQGANATTVNAALEGFVQAAAIELQRGLRINAVSPSVLTESWAGYGPFFPGFEPVPAARVALAYQRAVDGAQNGRVYRVW, encoded by the coding sequence ATGAAAAAAATCCTCCTCATCGGTGCCACCGGCACCGTCGGCTCGGCGGTCGCGCAGCAACTCGGCGAGCGTCACCAGGTGATCCGGGTCGGTCGCCGCGGCGGCGACCACCAGGTCGACATCACCGACGCCGGCAGTGTCGACCGCTTGTTCGCCGCCGTCGGCCGGGTCGACGCGATCGTCTCGACGACCGGCCAGCTGCACTTCGGACCGCTCGCCGACACCACCCCGGACCAGTTCGCCATCGGCCTGCACGACAAGCTGCTCGGGCAGGTGCGGTTGGCGCTGGTCGGGCAGCACCACCTGAACGACGGCGGCTCGATCACGCTGACCACTGGCATCGTGGCGCAGGAACCGATCGCGCAGGGGGCCAACGCGACCACCGTCAATGCTGCGCTCGAAGGTTTTGTGCAGGCCGCCGCCATCGAGCTGCAGCGCGGGCTGCGCATCAACGCGGTCAGCCCCAGCGTGCTCACCGAGTCGTGGGCCGGCTACGGACCGTTCTTCCCGGGCTTCGAGCCGGTCCCGGCCGCGCGCGTCGCGCTGGCGTATCAGCGTGCGGTCGACGGCGCGCAGAACGGGCGTGTCTACCGCGTGTGGTGA
- a CDS encoding NirD/YgiW/YdeI family stress tolerance protein has translation MPSSIQLLLPVLVMLGGPRVGAQAPAPAPQAQQPQQQAVSDILRAPIEGREVRLRGRLMRGVGEGKYLFSDGSGTIRLDASQIQLPHDTKLSGQTTVEVIGEVGSGVFDAPSVQVHSVTLISP, from the coding sequence ATGCCCAGCTCGATCCAACTGCTCTTGCCCGTGCTCGTGATGCTCGGCGGCCCTCGCGTTGGCGCTCAGGCGCCGGCCCCGGCGCCGCAGGCCCAGCAGCCCCAACAACAGGCCGTCTCGGACATCTTGCGCGCCCCCATCGAAGGCCGCGAGGTGCGGCTGCGGGGGCGGTTGATGCGCGGCGTCGGCGAGGGCAAGTATCTGTTTTCGGACGGCTCCGGGACCATCCGGCTCGACGCCTCCCAGATCCAGCTGCCCCACGACACCAAGCTGAGCGGCCAGACCACCGTCGAGGTGATCGGCGAGGTCGGCAGCGGCGTGTTCGACGCGCCTTCGGTGCAAGTGCACAGCGTCACGCTGATCTCGCCCTGA
- a CDS encoding GMC family oxidoreductase, whose product MPSSSTSDSFDYVIIGAGTAGCLLANRLSRDGRHRVLLLEAGRRDDYHWIHIPVGYLYCIGNPRTDWLYHTEAEPGLNGRQLRYPRGKGLGGCSSINGMIYMRGQRRDYDGWAALCRDDSWRWDACLPYFKQHENHWRLDPLHADQASDAFKAAHGHGGEWRVERQRLRWDVLDAFALAAQQAGVPASDDFNRGDNEGVGYFEVNQRAGWRWNTAKAFLRPVCLTRPNFVLCTGAHVTRLSTERDADGVLRATGCEVVTREGRRTVTATREVILAAGAIGTPQLLQLSGIGPADWLHRHGIAVQHDLPGVGENLQDHLQIRAVYAVQGVKTLNTLARSWWGKAMIGLEYAWRRSGPMSMAPSQLGAFTRSSPEQPWPNLEYHVQPLSLDAFGEPLHRFNAFTASVCNLNPSSRGHVRVHSPRFEDAPQIRPCYLSTEADRQVAADSLRMTRRIVSQPALQRFRPEEVKPGVQYQSDEELATLAGDIATTIFHPVGTCRMGRPDDPMAVVDPRLRVRGVRGLRVVDASVMPTITSGNTNSPTLMMAERAAEWILAASTG is encoded by the coding sequence GTGCCGAGTTCCTCGACTTCCGACAGCTTCGACTACGTCATCATCGGCGCCGGCACCGCCGGCTGCCTGCTCGCCAACCGTCTGAGCCGCGATGGCCGCCACCGGGTGCTGCTGCTGGAAGCCGGGCGGCGTGACGACTACCACTGGATCCACATCCCGGTCGGCTACCTGTACTGCATCGGCAACCCCCGCACCGATTGGCTCTACCACACCGAAGCCGAGCCCGGCCTCAACGGCCGTCAGCTGCGCTACCCGCGTGGCAAGGGGCTGGGGGGCTGCTCGAGCATCAACGGCATGATCTACATGCGCGGCCAGCGGCGCGACTACGACGGCTGGGCGGCCCTGTGCCGCGACGACAGCTGGCGCTGGGACGCCTGCCTGCCCTACTTCAAGCAGCATGAAAACCACTGGCGCCTGGACCCCCTGCACGCCGACCAGGCCTCCGACGCCTTCAAGGCCGCCCATGGCCACGGCGGTGAATGGCGGGTGGAGCGCCAACGTTTGCGCTGGGACGTGCTCGACGCCTTCGCGTTGGCGGCGCAGCAGGCCGGTGTCCCCGCGAGCGACGATTTCAACCGCGGCGACAACGAGGGCGTGGGCTATTTCGAGGTCAACCAGCGCGCGGGCTGGCGCTGGAACACCGCCAAGGCGTTTTTGCGCCCGGTGTGTTTGACCCGGCCCAATTTCGTACTCTGCACCGGTGCCCATGTGACACGCTTGTCGACCGAGCGCGATGCCGACGGCGTGTTGCGGGCGACCGGCTGCGAGGTGGTGACGCGCGAGGGCCGCCGCACGGTGACGGCGACGCGGGAGGTGATCCTCGCGGCCGGCGCCATCGGTACGCCCCAACTGCTGCAGCTGTCGGGCATTGGTCCGGCCGACTGGCTGCACCGGCATGGCATCGCGGTGCAACACGACCTCCCGGGCGTCGGCGAGAACCTGCAGGACCACCTGCAGATCCGCGCGGTGTATGCGGTGCAAGGCGTGAAGACGCTCAACACGCTGGCCCGCTCGTGGTGGGGCAAGGCCATGATCGGGCTCGAATATGCCTGGCGTCGCAGCGGGCCGATGAGCATGGCGCCTTCGCAGCTGGGCGCGTTCACGCGTTCCTCACCCGAGCAGCCCTGGCCCAACCTCGAATACCACGTGCAGCCGCTGTCGCTCGACGCGTTCGGCGAGCCGCTGCACCGGTTCAACGCCTTCACCGCCAGCGTCTGCAACCTCAACCCCAGCAGCCGCGGCCACGTGCGGGTGCACTCGCCCCGCTTCGAAGACGCACCGCAGATCCGCCCGTGTTACCTGAGCACCGAGGCCGACCGGCAGGTCGCGGCCGACTCCTTGCGCATGACACGGCGCATCGTGTCGCAGCCGGCCTTGCAGCGCTTCAGGCCCGAGGAAGTGAAACCCGGCGTGCAATACCAGAGCGACGAAGAACTGGCGACGCTGGCCGGCGACATTGCCACCACCATCTTTCATCCGGTCGGCACCTGCCGCATGGGCCGGCCCGACGACCCGATGGCGGTGGTCGATCCGCGTCTGCGCGTGCGCGGTGTGCGTGGGCTGCGGGTGGTCGACGCGAGCGTGATGCCCACCATCACCAGCGGCAACACCAATTCACCGACCTTGATGATGGCCGAACGCGCTGCGGAGTGGATTCTGGCGGCCTCCACCGGCTGA
- a CDS encoding PAS domain-containing sensor histidine kinase, protein MSQEHPQDRGGQDPSGWRTLFERNPLPMWVVCIETQRVLAVNRAALQHYGYSEAEFLAMSLGELHAPPDPSAGPGLPASDGRHHRTSLRHRRRDGTLIDVELISEAVRFAGREASLVVASDLTEQHRTEDRLRQNEALLRIAGSVAHLGAWSLDAATSRLRWSEEVAAIYETPPGWTPDLQTALGYYVERDRARLQQAVMQCLHRGTPYDLETELITAQGKRRHVRVIGLAQRDAGGTIVQVSGAIQDITDRKQAEGELRELADRLVTTLESFTDAFFTLDRDWRFTYINRRAEEVLERPRQALLGRNVWDEFPTAVGSVFQREYERAMAQHQAVNFKEYYAPLGRWLEVHAYPSELGLAVYFRDVSALHEAERTRHVAEAAERASRSKTRFLARLSHEMRTPLNAVLGFAQLLAHQAAKRRDTEQAEQLHHILHAGRHMVALVNDVLDLQQVEEGALKLQLGPVELGHVAAETAELLRPLAEQNNVHLQQHVPAGVMVQADEQRLRQVLLNLVSNAIKYNRHGGSVRLSTEETQEGAIRLVVADTGHGMTEAQMAALFQPFERLGHESSAIEGTGLGLIIARRFLEEMGGTLRLSSVPEQGTQACVELPLVMAVLLRRPAGPAEPPVPPPLSVPVPDAAGGGARLRLLYVEDNPVNALLFEEAMRLQTEVELRVADSAEQGIQLARVWPPDVLALDANLPDLNGFELLAQLRQVPGLEHVPAFMCSADALPDDIRRAREAGFTGYWTKPIDLGEVAADLRRVAAARN, encoded by the coding sequence ATGAGCCAGGAGCACCCGCAGGACAGGGGCGGCCAGGACCCGTCGGGCTGGCGTACCTTGTTCGAACGCAACCCGTTGCCGATGTGGGTGGTATGCATCGAGACGCAGCGGGTGCTGGCGGTCAACCGGGCCGCGCTGCAGCACTACGGCTACAGCGAAGCGGAGTTTCTGGCGATGAGCCTGGGCGAGTTGCACGCGCCGCCCGATCCCAGCGCGGGCCCTGGGCTGCCGGCGTCCGACGGGCGTCACCATCGCACCAGCCTGCGCCACCGCCGCCGCGACGGCACGCTGATCGACGTCGAGCTGATCAGCGAAGCGGTCCGCTTCGCAGGGCGCGAAGCGTCGCTCGTAGTGGCCTCGGATCTCACAGAGCAACACCGCACCGAAGACAGGCTGCGGCAGAACGAGGCCTTGCTGCGCATCGCGGGCAGCGTGGCGCACCTGGGGGCGTGGTCGCTGGACGCGGCCACCTCGCGCCTGCGGTGGTCGGAGGAAGTGGCGGCCATCTACGAAACCCCGCCCGGCTGGACGCCGGATCTCCAGACCGCCCTCGGCTATTACGTGGAGCGCGACCGCGCGCGCCTGCAGCAGGCCGTGATGCAATGCCTGCACCGCGGCACCCCCTACGATCTCGAGACCGAGCTGATCACCGCCCAGGGCAAGCGACGCCATGTGCGTGTGATCGGTCTGGCGCAGCGCGACGCCGGCGGCACGATCGTGCAGGTCAGCGGGGCCATCCAGGACATCACCGACCGCAAGCAGGCCGAAGGCGAGTTGCGCGAGCTGGCGGACCGGCTGGTCACCACGTTGGAAAGCTTCACCGACGCTTTCTTCACGCTCGACCGCGACTGGCGCTTCACCTATATCAACCGGCGCGCCGAAGAGGTGCTGGAGCGGCCGCGCCAGGCCTTGCTCGGCCGCAACGTCTGGGACGAGTTTCCGACCGCGGTCGGCAGCGTGTTCCAGCGCGAATACGAACGTGCGATGGCGCAGCACCAGGCCGTGAACTTCAAGGAGTACTACGCGCCGCTCGGGCGCTGGCTCGAGGTGCATGCCTATCCGTCGGAGCTGGGCCTGGCTGTCTACTTTCGGGACGTGTCGGCCTTGCACGAGGCCGAACGCACACGGCACGTGGCCGAGGCCGCAGAACGCGCCAGCCGGTCCAAGACACGCTTTCTGGCGCGGCTCAGCCACGAGATGCGCACGCCGCTCAATGCGGTGCTGGGCTTTGCCCAACTGCTCGCGCACCAGGCCGCCAAGCGCCGCGACACCGAGCAGGCCGAGCAACTGCATCACATCCTGCACGCGGGGCGGCACATGGTCGCGCTGGTCAACGACGTGCTCGACCTGCAGCAGGTCGAGGAGGGCGCGCTGAAGCTGCAGCTCGGGCCGGTCGAGTTGGGCCATGTTGCGGCCGAGACGGCCGAACTGCTCCGGCCGCTCGCCGAGCAAAACAACGTGCACCTGCAGCAGCACGTGCCGGCCGGTGTGATGGTGCAGGCCGACGAACAACGCTTGCGCCAGGTGCTGCTGAACCTGGTCTCGAATGCGATCAAGTACAACCGGCACGGCGGTAGCGTGCGGCTGTCGACCGAAGAGACCCAGGAGGGTGCGATCCGTCTGGTGGTCGCGGACACCGGGCACGGCATGACCGAAGCGCAGATGGCGGCCTTGTTCCAGCCCTTCGAGCGCCTCGGACACGAAAGCTCGGCCATCGAAGGGACCGGCCTCGGTCTGATCATCGCGCGCCGCTTCCTCGAGGAGATGGGCGGCACGCTCAGGCTGAGCAGCGTCCCGGAACAAGGCACCCAGGCCTGCGTCGAGCTGCCGCTGGTGATGGCGGTGCTGCTGCGGCGGCCGGCCGGGCCGGCCGAACCCCCGGTGCCACCGCCGTTGTCGGTGCCGGTGCCGGACGCCGCGGGCGGCGGCGCACGCTTGCGGCTGCTGTATGTCGAGGACAACCCGGTCAATGCCTTGCTGTTCGAGGAGGCCATGCGGCTGCAGACCGAGGTCGAGTTGCGCGTGGCCGACAGCGCCGAGCAGGGCATTCAACTGGCACGTGTATGGCCGCCCGACGTGCTGGCGCTCGATGCCAATCTGCCGGACCTGAACGGGTTCGAGTTGTTGGCGCAGTTGCGCCAGGTGCCCGGCCTCGAGCACGTGCCGGCCTTCATGTGCTCGGCCGATGCGCTGCCCGACGACATCCGCCGTGCGCGCGAAGCTGGCTTCACCGGCTATTGGACGAAGCCGATCGACTTGGGCGAGGTGGCGGCCGATCTGCGTCGGGTGGCTGCGGCGCGGAATTAG